In the genome of Kitasatospora cineracea, one region contains:
- a CDS encoding ABC transporter ATP-binding protein yields MHADPAVEVTALVKRYGDKTAVDGLSLAIARGTVTAVLGPNGAGKTTTIETCEGYRRPDAGTVRVLGLDPVSQARQLKPRIGVMLQSGGVYAGARALEMLQHTARLYADPLPVGPLAERLGLDSCGRTPYRRLSGGQQQRLALAMAVVGRPELVFLDEPTAGLDPQARRATWELVTELRTAGVTVVLTTHLMDEAEQLADDVAVVDRGRVIAQGSPDELRGTDAQLRFDGPPGLDLAGLRKVLPDRAAVTEPAPGSYRVEAALDAALLAAVTGWCAEAGVMPDKLAVQRRSLEDVFLDLTGRDLR; encoded by the coding sequence ATGCATGCAGACCCCGCCGTCGAGGTGACCGCACTGGTCAAGCGGTACGGCGACAAGACCGCCGTGGACGGGCTGAGCCTGGCCATCGCCCGGGGCACCGTGACGGCGGTGCTGGGCCCGAACGGCGCGGGCAAGACCACCACGATCGAGACCTGCGAGGGCTACCGCCGCCCGGACGCGGGCACCGTCCGGGTGCTCGGCCTGGACCCGGTGTCCCAGGCCCGGCAGCTCAAGCCGCGGATCGGCGTGATGCTCCAGTCCGGGGGCGTGTACGCCGGTGCGCGCGCCCTCGAAATGCTCCAGCACACCGCCAGGCTGTACGCCGACCCGCTGCCGGTCGGCCCGCTCGCCGAGCGCCTCGGCCTGGACTCCTGCGGCCGCACCCCCTACCGCCGGCTCTCCGGCGGCCAGCAGCAGCGCCTGGCCCTGGCGATGGCCGTGGTCGGCCGCCCCGAGCTGGTCTTCCTGGACGAGCCCACGGCCGGCCTCGACCCGCAGGCCCGCCGCGCCACCTGGGAGCTGGTCACCGAACTGCGCACCGCGGGCGTCACCGTCGTCCTCACCACCCACCTGATGGACGAGGCCGAGCAGCTCGCCGACGACGTCGCCGTCGTCGACCGCGGCCGCGTCATCGCCCAGGGCTCCCCCGACGAGCTGCGCGGCACCGACGCCCAGCTGCGCTTCGACGGCCCGCCCGGCCTCGACCTGGCCGGCCTGCGCAAGGTCCTGCCCGACCGGGCCGCCGTCACCGAACCCGCCCCCGGCTCCTACCGGGTCGAGGCCGCCCTGGACGCCGCCCTGCTCGCCGCCGTCACCGGCTGGTGCGCCGAGGCCGGGGTGATGCCCGACAAGCTCGCGGTGCAGCGCCGCAGCCTCGAAGACGTCTTCCTCGACCTGACCGGACGGGACCTGCGATGA
- the sufD gene encoding Fe-S cluster assembly protein SufD, with product MAEQNTPGSTTAGSIEVGTAGAGAQLAGPGTGRESVRQPIDARVAVKPSYDVNDFPVPTGREEDWRFTPLHRLGGLHDGTALEAEQGESKTELGLPEGVTSELVGRDDPRVGKAGTPVDRVAAQAFSAFDQALVVTVPKETALTEPVRIDVHGEGGVRFGHVVVEVKPFAEAVVVLNHTGTGVRAANVDLLVGDGAKLTFVTIQDWDRDAVHVAQHNALVGRDASYKSVVVTFGGDLVRLHPRVNYAGPGGEAELFGLYFADAGQHLEHRLVIDHDTPHCRSNVAYKGALQGQDAHAVWIGDVLIRAAALGTDTYELNRNLVLTDGARVDSVPNLEIETGEIVGAGHASATGRFDDEQLFYLRSRGIPADEARRLVVRGFFAELVQQIGVAEIQDRLLEKIEAELEETVA from the coding sequence ATGGCTGAGCAGAACACCCCCGGCTCCACCACCGCCGGCTCGATCGAGGTCGGCACCGCCGGCGCCGGCGCGCAGCTCGCCGGCCCGGGCACCGGGCGCGAGAGCGTCCGGCAGCCGATCGACGCCCGGGTCGCGGTCAAGCCGTCCTACGACGTCAACGACTTCCCGGTGCCCACCGGCCGCGAGGAGGACTGGCGCTTCACCCCGCTGCACCGCCTCGGCGGCCTGCACGACGGCACGGCGCTCGAGGCCGAGCAGGGCGAGAGCAAGACCGAGCTGGGCCTGCCGGAGGGCGTCACCTCCGAGCTGGTCGGCCGCGACGACCCCCGGGTCGGCAAGGCCGGCACCCCGGTGGACCGGGTCGCCGCGCAGGCGTTCAGCGCCTTCGACCAGGCGCTGGTGGTGACCGTCCCGAAGGAGACGGCGCTCACCGAGCCGGTCCGGATCGACGTGCACGGCGAGGGCGGCGTCCGCTTCGGGCACGTGGTGGTCGAGGTCAAGCCGTTCGCCGAGGCCGTCGTGGTGCTCAACCACACCGGCACCGGCGTCCGCGCCGCCAACGTCGACCTGCTGGTCGGCGACGGCGCGAAGCTGACCTTCGTCACGATCCAGGACTGGGACCGGGACGCGGTGCACGTCGCCCAGCACAACGCGCTGGTCGGCCGGGACGCCAGCTACAAGTCCGTGGTCGTCACCTTCGGCGGCGACCTGGTGCGCCTGCACCCGCGGGTCAACTACGCGGGCCCCGGCGGCGAGGCCGAGCTGTTCGGCCTGTACTTCGCGGACGCCGGTCAGCACCTGGAGCACCGCCTGGTGATCGACCACGACACCCCGCACTGCCGCTCCAACGTCGCCTACAAGGGCGCGCTGCAGGGCCAGGACGCGCACGCGGTGTGGATCGGCGACGTGCTGATCCGGGCCGCCGCGCTCGGCACCGACACCTACGAGCTCAACCGCAACCTGGTGCTCACCGACGGCGCCCGGGTCGACTCGGTGCCGAACCTGGAGATCGAGACCGGCGAGATCGTCGGCGCCGGCCACGCCTCCGCGACCGGCCGCTTCGACGACGAGCAGCTGTTCTACCTGCGGTCCCGCGGCATCCCGGCCGACGAGGCCCGCCGCCTGGTGGTGCGCGGCTTCTTCGCCGAGCTGGTCCAGCAGATCGGCGTCGCCGAGATCCAGGACCGGCTGCTGGAG
- a CDS encoding ABC transporter permease gives MTATDLTPRPGAAPVGRMLLAQTALETRMLLRNGEQLLLTVVIPTVLLVLFSAVDVVAVDGPGKRVDFLAPGLLALAVMSTAFTGQAIATGFERRYGVLKRLGATPLPRWALLAAKTGCVLVTELLQVLLLSGIALALGWSPHGNPLAVLLLLVLGTAAFSGLGLLMAGTLRAEATLAGANLVFVLLLLAGGVVVPLSKFPDAVRPALELLPISALSDGLRSVLQLGAGVPWSDLGVLAVWSVLGLAAAARFFRWE, from the coding sequence ATGACCGCCACCGACCTCACCCCCCGCCCGGGCGCCGCCCCGGTCGGCCGGATGCTGCTCGCGCAGACCGCCCTGGAGACCAGGATGCTGCTGCGCAACGGCGAGCAGCTGCTGCTCACCGTGGTCATCCCGACCGTGCTGCTGGTGCTGTTCTCCGCGGTCGACGTGGTCGCCGTGGACGGCCCGGGCAAGCGGGTGGACTTCCTGGCGCCCGGCCTGCTGGCGCTGGCGGTGATGTCCACCGCGTTCACCGGGCAGGCCATCGCCACCGGCTTCGAGCGCCGCTACGGCGTGCTCAAGCGCCTGGGCGCCACGCCGCTGCCGCGCTGGGCGCTGCTGGCCGCGAAGACCGGCTGCGTGCTGGTCACCGAGCTGCTGCAGGTGCTGCTGCTGTCCGGCATCGCGCTGGCGCTGGGCTGGTCGCCGCACGGCAACCCGCTGGCGGTGCTGCTCCTGCTGGTGCTGGGCACCGCCGCGTTCTCCGGCCTCGGCCTGCTGATGGCGGGCACCCTGCGGGCGGAGGCCACGCTGGCCGGCGCCAACCTGGTGTTCGTCCTGCTGCTGCTGGCCGGCGGCGTGGTCGTCCCGCTGTCGAAGTTCCCGGACGCGGTGCGCCCGGCGCTGGAGCTGCTGCCGATCTCGGCGCTCTCCGACGGCCTGCGCTCGGTCCTCCAGCTCGGCGCCGGCGTGCCCTGGTCCGACCTCGGCGTGCTGGCCGTCTGGTCGGTGCTGGGCCTGGCCGCCGCGGCCCGGTTCTTCCGCTGGGAGTGA
- a CDS encoding helix-turn-helix transcriptional regulator, which yields MKNIREHEAQPGEPDAPGCAVPATAAEALAEGHRATRDRVARSILDHGPSSAADLASRLGLTPAAVRRHLDGLAAAGLVDAREQRVYGSRGRGRPAKVFALTDSGRSAFYQAYDQLAADALRWISEAAGGGSAGEEAVAAFARARLAKQGERYQDALDQAGAQRAEALAEALSADGYAATVRRVPSAAAAPAAPAGAQLCQHHCPVAHIAEQFPQLCEAETEVFSQLLGTHVQRLATIAHGDGVCTTYVPASGAAPSSSRTPGAAPTAGTSPNENGSSARRNLA from the coding sequence GTGAAAAACATCCGCGAGCACGAAGCCCAGCCCGGGGAGCCCGACGCTCCCGGCTGCGCCGTGCCCGCGACGGCGGCGGAGGCCCTCGCCGAGGGCCACCGGGCGACCCGGGACCGGGTCGCCCGCTCGATCCTGGACCACGGCCCGTCCTCGGCCGCCGACCTGGCCAGCCGCCTCGGCCTGACCCCCGCCGCGGTCCGCCGCCACCTGGACGGCCTGGCCGCCGCCGGGCTGGTCGACGCCCGCGAGCAGCGGGTCTACGGCAGCCGCGGCCGCGGCCGCCCGGCCAAGGTGTTCGCCCTCACCGACAGCGGCCGCAGCGCCTTCTACCAGGCCTACGACCAGCTCGCCGCCGACGCGCTGCGCTGGATCTCCGAGGCGGCCGGCGGCGGCAGCGCGGGCGAGGAGGCGGTCGCCGCCTTCGCCCGGGCCCGGCTCGCCAAGCAGGGCGAGCGCTACCAGGACGCCCTCGACCAGGCCGGCGCCCAGCGCGCCGAGGCGCTGGCCGAGGCGCTCAGCGCCGACGGGTACGCTGCCACGGTGCGGCGCGTCCCGTCCGCCGCCGCGGCACCCGCCGCACCGGCCGGCGCCCAGCTCTGCCAGCACCACTGCCCGGTCGCGCACATCGCCGAGCAGTTCCCGCAGCTCTGCGAGGCGGAGACCGAGGTCTTCTCGCAGCTCCTGGGCACCCATGTGCAACGGCTGGCCACCATCGCCCACGGCGACGGGGTCTGCACCACGTATGTGCCGGCATCCGGTGCCGCACCGTCGTCCTCCCGGACGCCCGGTGCCGCGCCGACTGCCGGTACGTCCCCCAACGAAAACGGCTCGTCCGCGCGGAGGAACCTCGCATGA
- the sufB gene encoding Fe-S cluster assembly protein SufB: MTDIAHPELEGLGKYEYGWADSDTAGAAAKRGLSEAVVRDISAKKNESEWMLDLRLKGLKLFGKKPMPTWGSDLSGIDFDNIKYFVRSTEKQAESWEDLPADIKATYDKLGIPEAEKQRLVAGVAAQYESEVVYHQIREDLEEQGVIFLDTDTALKEHPELFKEYFGTVIPVGDNKFASLNTAVWSGGSFIYVPKGVHVDIPLQAYFRINTENMGQFERTLIIVDEDAYVHYVEGCTAPIYSSDSLHSAVVEIIVKKGGRCRYTTIQNWSNNVYNLVTKRAVAYEGATMEWVDGNIGSKVTMKYPAVYLMGEHAKGETLSIAFAGEGQHQDAGAKMVHMAPNTSSHIVSKSVARGGGRTSYRGLIEIGEGSHGAKSNVLCDALLVDTVSRSDTYPYVDVREDDVSMGHEATVSKVSEDQLFYLMSRGLSETEAMAMIVRGFVEPIARELPMEYALELNRLIELQMEGAVG, encoded by the coding sequence ATGACTGACATCGCACACCCCGAGCTCGAAGGCCTCGGCAAGTACGAGTACGGCTGGGCCGACTCGGACACCGCCGGAGCCGCCGCCAAGCGCGGCCTGAGCGAGGCGGTCGTCCGCGACATCTCGGCGAAGAAGAACGAGTCCGAGTGGATGCTCGACCTCCGCCTCAAGGGCCTGAAGCTGTTCGGCAAGAAGCCCATGCCGACCTGGGGCTCCGACCTGTCGGGCATCGACTTCGACAACATCAAGTACTTCGTGCGCTCGACCGAGAAGCAGGCCGAGTCCTGGGAGGACCTGCCCGCCGACATCAAGGCGACGTACGACAAGCTCGGCATCCCGGAGGCGGAGAAGCAGCGCCTGGTGGCCGGCGTCGCCGCCCAGTACGAGTCCGAGGTCGTCTACCACCAGATCCGCGAGGACCTGGAGGAGCAGGGCGTCATCTTCCTGGACACCGACACCGCGCTGAAGGAGCACCCGGAGCTCTTCAAGGAGTACTTCGGCACCGTCATCCCGGTCGGCGACAACAAGTTCGCCTCGCTGAACACGGCGGTCTGGTCCGGCGGCTCGTTCATCTACGTGCCGAAGGGCGTGCACGTGGACATCCCGCTGCAGGCCTACTTCCGGATCAACACCGAGAACATGGGCCAGTTCGAGCGGACGCTGATCATCGTCGACGAGGACGCCTACGTCCACTACGTCGAGGGCTGCACCGCGCCGATCTACTCCTCGGACTCGCTGCACTCCGCGGTGGTCGAGATCATCGTCAAGAAGGGCGGCCGCTGCCGCTACACGACCATCCAGAACTGGTCGAACAACGTCTACAACCTGGTCACCAAGCGCGCCGTGGCGTACGAGGGCGCGACCATGGAGTGGGTCGACGGCAACATCGGCTCCAAGGTCACCATGAAGTACCCGGCCGTCTACCTGATGGGCGAGCACGCCAAGGGCGAGACGCTGTCGATCGCCTTCGCGGGCGAGGGCCAGCACCAGGACGCCGGCGCGAAGATGGTCCACATGGCGCCGAACACCTCCTCGCACATCGTCTCCAAGTCGGTGGCGCGCGGCGGCGGCCGCACCTCCTACCGCGGCCTGATCGAGATCGGCGAGGGCTCGCACGGCGCCAAGTCGAACGTGCTGTGCGACGCGCTGCTGGTGGACACCGTCTCCCGCTCGGACACCTACCCGTATGTGGACGTCCGCGAGGACGACGTGTCGATGGGCCACGAGGCGACCGTCTCCAAGGTCTCCGAGGACCAGCTGTTCTACCTGATGAGCCGCGGCCTGAGCGAGACCGAGGCGATGGCGATGATCGTGCGCGGCTTCGTCGAGCCGATCGCCCGCGAGCTGCCGATGGAGTACGCGCTGGAGCTGAACCGGCTGATCGAGCTGCAGATGGAGGGCGCGGTCGGCTGA